In a genomic window of Pseudomonas oryzihabitans:
- the nuoK gene encoding NADH-quinone oxidoreductase subunit NuoK encodes MNAIPLEHGLALAGALFALGLVGLMVRRNILFVLMSLEIMMNAAALAFVVAGSRWGAPDGQVMFILVLSLAAAEASIGLAILLQLYRRFHTLDVDAASEMHG; translated from the coding sequence ATGAACGCCATACCTCTGGAACACGGACTCGCCCTCGCCGGCGCCCTGTTCGCCCTTGGCCTGGTGGGCCTGATGGTCCGCCGCAACATCCTCTTCGTGCTCATGAGTCTGGAAATCATGATGAACGCCGCCGCCCTGGCCTTCGTGGTCGCGGGTAGCCGTTGGGGCGCTCCCGACGGCCAGGTGATGTTCATCCTGGTGCTGAGCCTGGCTGCCGCCGAGGCCAGTATCGGCCTGGCGATCCTGCTGCAGCTCTATCGCCGCTTCCACACCCTCGACGTCGATGCCGCCAGCGAGATGCACGGATGA